From Actinomycetota bacterium:
AACGTGGTGCTCGGCCCCGACGGGCCCCGGGTCGTCGACTTCGGCATCGCCCGGTACGACGGGGCGGCGTCGATCACCCAGACCGGGGCCCGCGTCGGCACGCCGTCGTGGATGGCGCCCGAGCAGCTCCACGACCGGCCCGACCTGGACGGGGTCCGGAGACGAGGAGACGGAGATGGAGGACACGGACCAGGATCGGGACGCCGAGGGGTCGCCGGAGGACGGCGGCTGTGACGGCAAGGTGTCGCCGGACCCCGGCCAGCCGCACCGAACCTCGGCACCGCCGCCGCCTCCCCCGACCCGGCCTTCGCCTCCCCCCGCGCCGGCCGCCCCGGTCCTCGGCTCCTGAGCCGTGGCCCGGCGGACCTACATCCGCTCGGGCGCGTCGACCCCGATCAGGGCCAGGGTGTTGGCCAGCACCCGCTGGGTGGCGTTGACGAGCCACCAGCGGGCGCTGGAGAGGGCGCGGTCGTCGCTGAGGACCCGGCACTCGCCGTAGAAGCGGTGGAAGGCGGCGGCCAGGTCCTCGGCGTAGCGGGTCAGGCGGTGGGGGGCGCGCTGGGCGGCGGCCGTCACGACCAGCTCCTCGAACGCGGCCAGGCGGCGCAGCAGGGCCGCCTCCATCGGATGGTCGAGCAGCCCCAGGTCGGCCTCGTCGACCGGCACCGGCGTGAACCCGATCTCGCGGCCCTGGCGCAGCACGCTGGAGATGCGGGCGTGCGCGTACTGGACGTAGTAGACCGGGTTGTCCATCGACTGGCGGGTGACCGCCTCCACGTCGAACTCGAGCGGCGTGTCGATGGAGGTGCGCAGCATCGTGTAGCGGAAGGCGTCCTTGCCGACCTCGTCGATCAGGTCGTCGACGGTGACGATGTCGCCGGACCGCTTGCTCATCTTGGCCGGCTGGCCCGCCCGGACCAGGCTCACCAGCTGGCCGATGAGGAACTCGGCGGTGTCGTCGGGGTCGCCGAAGGCGCGCACCACCGCCCGCATCCGCGGGATGTAGCCGTGGTGGTCGGCGCCCCACAGGAAGATCAGCCGGTCGAAGCCGCGCCGGCGCTTGTCCCGGTAGTAGACGACGTCGGCCGCCAGGTAGGTGGGCGCCCCGCTGGAGCGGATCAGCGGCCGGTCCTTGTCGTCCCCGAACTCGGTCGTGCGCAGCCACACGGCGCCGTCGCGGTCCTCGACCAGGCCCCGCTCGCGCAGCTCGTCCACGGTGTCGGCGATGGCCCCGCTCTGGTGGAGGGTGCGCTCGGAGAACCAGACGTCGAACGTGACCCCGAGGCGGGCCAGCGTCGCCTGGATCCCCTCCACCATCCGCCGGTAGGACCACTCGGTGATGCGGGAGAGGCGCTCGGCCGGCTCCAGGTCGGCCAGGGCGTCGCCCTGCTCCGAGCGGAGCTCCGCGGCCAGCTCGGCGACGTAGGCGCCCTTGTACCCGTCGGCCGGGGTCT
This genomic window contains:
- the argS gene encoding arginine--tRNA ligase; its protein translation is MTAAVLAVQHDLAGLFRAALHRAVGAGALALDPEAIPEPSLERPRLPEHGDWATNVAMVLAKAAKAPPRAVAEAMVAHLEPPDWVAGVEVAGPGFVNVRLDQRWFAGLVRRVLAEGRSFGAVDVGHGERVNVEFISANPTGPLHVGNARLAPTGDALANLLAATGYKVEREYYLNDAGSQLDRLGASVEAAYLRLLGRPAETPADGYKGAYVAELAAELRSEQGDALADLEPAERLSRITEWSYRRMVEGIQATLARLGVTFDVWFSERTLHQSGAIADTVDELRERGLVEDRDGAVWLRTTEFGDDKDRPLIRSSGAPTYLAADVVYYRDKRRRGFDRLIFLWGADHHGYIPRMRAVVRAFGDPDDTAEFLIGQLVSLVRAGQPAKMSKRSGDIVTVDDLIDEVGKDAFRYTMLRTSIDTPLEFDVEAVTRQSMDNPVYYVQYAHARISSVLRQGREIGFTPVPVDEADLGLLDHPMEAALLRRLAAFEELVVTAAAQRAPHRLTRYAEDLAAAFHRFYGECRVLSDDRALSSARWWLVNATQRVLANTLALIGVDAPERM